The genomic region CATAGTGCGATCTGGGCCCCGAACCCTAGAGTTGCTAGCATTCTCCCCGCTCCTTCGGCCTCATATCCCCAAAGGTTAAGGTAAATATTCCGACCAAAAGTTAACTTGGGATCTGCCACCACTTCGGAAGCTCCGTTTTCCGTGATCTGTAGAAGATTGTCCCCTTCGATACGGTAGCTAGTATCTTGCAAATCCCCGTCGACTGAAACGGCGGTAGGCGGCTCAATGAACGACTGAACCCTCATCGTTCCTTCGTATGGATCTGTGTAGACCAAATCGATAGCACCGTCTTCTCCCTGACCAAGGCTGACGTTCTCTGGCAAATCGAAATTCCATTCAGCTTTGTGCTCACCAGGCTGGAGGATCTGATAACCGGCGACGTATTCGTCTGATTGCTCCAAAACAACCTGGCCATTCGATGAGTATTGGGAGTTAACCTGTTCCAGGTGCACCCCCTCAGGGTTGGATACCCGAATTTCGCCGAAGCTTGTTTCAGCAATCAGAGTGTCGTCCGCAATCGCGAGATTTGTGATCACTCCGTTTTCTAGCCCCGCTGTTGCTGACGGGTCCGCGGCGGTATCGTTGGCATCTTTGACTTTGAGCACGCTCTCGTGGGCTTCTGACATGTATGGGTGCTGCGCTTCAACCTCCGGTGTTGGTGTGCTGGCTGAAACGATTGGAACGAGCACCGTGGTAAAGGTCAAGCCTATTGCCAACACTGTGGCAGATGTGCGATACGGAAACATAACCATCACTGGTCCCTTTCTGGCCTCTACTAGTTTGGTCGAAAAAACCAAACTATGTAAGATGTTAAACGATTGGTGCGCGACAAAGAGTAGCTTGAGAAAACTAATTTAGTATGGGGGTGATCTTGAGGGGTAGTTTTGCGGTGGTGTTGAAGGTTCGAAGTGGTGTTCGAGACGAAATATGAAAACTCGCCACTGGAGCATCGGTTGAGTGAGGGGGCGAGTTGCTTTTCGAGATTGTTTTTAAGCGTTGGCAGGTTTTCAGCCCAGCACGCTCGTAGGGTCCAACCCCACCCGCAGCGCGACCGCCAAGGCCATCCTGGCTTGGCCTGCGCGCAGGGGCCCGGACGGGATCGCGCCGAACGCGCCTAAGGTGCTGCCGCCACCGGGCCCGCCGTAGGCGAATTCGACGGAGCCCAACGGCACCGAGGTGGTGACCACCACCGGGATCGTCCGCAGTGCTCTTTCAATCGCCGCGCCCATCTCGTCGGAGACGTTGCCGGCGCCGAGCGCTTCCACCACAAGGCCGTCCGCGCCATCCGCGCCATTTACGCCGGAGTTCACCGCGTAGTCGATGAGCTCACCGCCAGCGCCAGGCCACGCCCGCACAATGGGGATGTTCACGCCAGCCAATGCCACCGGGGGAACTGGTTGCGGGCGGGTGGCCGGGTTCAGCGCGAACGGGATCATCGCCGCCGTGTCCTGTTTGAACAACCCCCGCGCCGGGAGCACGCCGCCCACGCACACCGTGACACCCTCGGCATCACCCGCCACGGTATCCCGCGCAGCCAGCTCGATTGCTCGGCGCAGGTTGCCCGGCCCGTCGTCGGCACCCATTGCGCCCGTGACCACAAGCGGCTTGTCCGAGGTGTGGAACATGTCCAGCACGATCGCCGTGTCGGCCAAAGAGTCGGTGCCGTGGGTGATGACGACGCCGCTCACGGAGGCGTCGTCAAGCTGCGCGTGCACTTCCGCAACGAGCCTGTCCACGTCTTCCAACGTCATCGACGACGAGTC from Corynebacterium genitalium ATCC 33030 harbors:
- a CDS encoding asparaginase, translated to MSTIAVIATGGTIACVPDETGALVPKLTAADLIERAAPNIEGVCRPVDLRAVDSSSMTLEDVDRLVAEVHAQLDDASVSGVVITHGTDSLADTAIVLDMFHTSDKPLVVTGAMGADDGPGNLRRAIELAARDTVAGDAEGVTVCVGGVLPARGLFKQDTAAMIPFALNPATRPQPVPPVALAGVNIPIVRAWPGAGGELIDYAVNSGVNGADGADGLVVEALGAGNVSDEMGAAIERALRTIPVVVTTSVPLGSVEFAYGGPGGGSTLGAFGAIPSGPLRAGQARMALAVALRVGLDPTSVLG